The following are encoded together in the Deinococcus soli (ex Cha et al. 2016) genome:
- a CDS encoding DAK2 domain-containing protein: protein MLRYATDWLGVYREQVNALNVYPVPDGDTGTNMHLTMQSVRRELDTCDESSMPGVARAISYGALLGARGNSGVILSQLLKGFAEAIKDLKVVEAAALGRAFQAAQKTGYGAVMKPVEGTILTVARGVAEGAAQQGEHIEDVLENALFRGQELLDQTPEMLPALKQAGVIDSGGQGYLYIVQGMLAQLRGEALPPAPEITSYAQEQFENEEFGFCTEFLMSEATKPIEEIRELVTPFGDSLLVVGAEGYVKGHIHTNEPDQLLATVGRYGKMLKTKVEDMSEQHTEILGMAGATARAEEEIAPTGLVAVASGYGLVKLFRGFGARIVSGGQTANPSVQDIVDAVRSVSAEKVIILPNNKNVLMAAEKAMELMEGRAVVIPTRTLGQGIGAALNFSPDVPAGDLVEAMTESSRAVTTFEVTRASRTTNITVKDGRTLDIREGDVIGLMDDELVQSGGSPEDSVMEMLNRHYQGQEIITVFGGPQHTQEDLDALAARIRKEFSMAEVETHPGGPDLYDYLVTVE, encoded by the coding sequence ATGCTGCGCTACGCCACCGACTGGCTGGGCGTGTACCGCGAGCAGGTCAACGCCCTGAACGTCTATCCCGTCCCGGACGGCGACACCGGCACGAACATGCACCTGACCATGCAGTCCGTGCGCCGCGAACTGGACACCTGCGACGAGAGCAGCATGCCCGGCGTGGCCCGCGCGATCAGCTACGGCGCGCTGCTGGGCGCGCGCGGGAACAGCGGCGTGATTCTCTCGCAGCTCCTCAAGGGCTTCGCCGAGGCGATCAAGGATCTGAAGGTGGTGGAGGCCGCCGCGCTGGGCCGCGCGTTCCAGGCCGCGCAGAAGACCGGGTACGGGGCCGTCATGAAGCCCGTGGAGGGCACCATCCTGACCGTCGCGCGCGGCGTGGCCGAGGGGGCGGCGCAGCAGGGTGAGCACATCGAGGACGTGCTGGAGAACGCCCTGTTCAGGGGCCAGGAACTGCTCGACCAGACGCCCGAGATGCTCCCGGCGCTGAAACAGGCCGGCGTGATCGACAGCGGCGGGCAGGGCTACCTGTATATCGTGCAGGGCATGCTCGCGCAGCTGCGCGGCGAGGCGCTGCCGCCCGCGCCCGAGATCACCAGCTACGCGCAGGAGCAGTTCGAGAACGAGGAGTTCGGGTTCTGCACCGAGTTCCTCATGAGCGAGGCCACCAAGCCCATCGAGGAGATCCGTGAACTCGTCACGCCGTTCGGGGACAGCCTGCTCGTCGTGGGCGCCGAGGGGTACGTGAAGGGCCACATCCACACCAACGAGCCGGACCAGCTGCTCGCCACGGTGGGCCGCTACGGCAAGATGCTCAAGACGAAGGTCGAGGACATGAGCGAGCAGCACACCGAGATCCTCGGCATGGCGGGCGCCACCGCCCGCGCGGAAGAGGAGATCGCACCGACGGGCCTCGTGGCGGTCGCCAGCGGCTACGGACTGGTGAAGCTGTTCCGGGGCTTCGGGGCCAGGATCGTGTCCGGCGGGCAGACCGCGAACCCCAGCGTGCAGGACATCGTGGACGCCGTCCGGTCGGTCAGCGCCGAGAAGGTCATCATCCTGCCGAACAACAAGAACGTCCTGATGGCCGCCGAGAAGGCCATGGAACTCATGGAGGGCCGCGCGGTCGTCATCCCGACCCGCACGCTGGGCCAGGGCATCGGCGCGGCGCTGAACTTCAGCCCCGACGTGCCCGCCGGGGATCTCGTCGAGGCCATGACCGAGTCCTCGCGCGCCGTCACGACCTTCGAGGTGACCCGCGCCAGCCGCACCACGAACATCACGGTCAAGGACGGCCGCACGCTGGACATCAGGGAAGGTGACGTGATCGGCCTGATGGACGACGAACTCGTCCAGAGCGGCGGCAGTCCCGAGGACAGCGTCATGGAGATGCTCAACCGCCACTACCAGGGGCAGGAGATCATCACTGTATTCGGCGGCCCCCAGCACACCCAGGAGGATCTGGATGCCCTGGCTGCACGGATCAGAAAGGAATTCAGCATGGCCGAGGTCGAAACCCACCCCGGCGGGCCGGACCTGTACGACTACCTCGTCACCGTGGAGTAA
- a CDS encoding amidohydrolase family protein, which translates to MPTFTLPTLPDLSPATPVLWRGRVWTGVEDAPLNDGAVLTRAGRIEAVGPATQLAALEDAVTVQTDGTILPGLIDLHVHARPRYLPWFVAAGVTTVRDACNSLETVAALLNPAGLAPRVLPSGPLLDGPDAFFRQFGPGAVHEPGDGQEYSAGALIVRTPAQAERAVAFLADQGVTHLKLYEALAPDVYAAATRAAARLDLPVMTDLGMLTTRGRAAQVDARQALALGVRSIEHASGFALAATRAGFDPAGELSAALLDELAALTVQAGTALVPTLSVFEPLATDTPPDQRDLPLAGQGGPVRESLDAQWHAVHAGTRPIRSLAQADARLAAQLAVRVARLGGRVGAGTDTPAGAFTLPGGGLHAELERLVQAGLTPAQALRAATGTAADILGRADLGRVQPGAVADLLVVAGDPTTDVRATRDVRLVVQGGRPLTPAALRATLEA; encoded by the coding sequence ATGCCCACCTTCACGCTGCCGACCCTGCCCGACCTCTCCCCTGCCACGCCGGTCCTGTGGCGGGGCCGCGTGTGGACCGGCGTGGAGGACGCCCCGCTGAACGACGGCGCGGTCCTCACCCGCGCGGGCCGGATCGAAGCGGTCGGACCCGCCACCCAGCTGGCCGCCCTGGAGGACGCCGTGACCGTGCAGACGGACGGCACGATCCTGCCGGGCCTGATCGACCTGCACGTGCACGCCCGGCCGAGGTACCTGCCGTGGTTCGTGGCGGCGGGCGTGACGACCGTGCGGGACGCCTGCAACTCACTGGAGACCGTGGCGGCGCTGCTGAATCCGGCGGGCCTCGCGCCGCGCGTGCTGCCTTCCGGTCCATTGCTGGATGGCCCGGACGCCTTCTTCCGTCAGTTCGGGCCCGGCGCGGTCCACGAACCGGGCGACGGGCAGGAGTACAGCGCCGGGGCGCTGATCGTCCGCACGCCCGCGCAGGCGGAACGCGCCGTGGCGTTCCTGGCCGATCAGGGCGTGACGCATCTCAAGCTGTACGAGGCCCTCGCCCCGGACGTCTACGCGGCGGCCACGCGCGCCGCCGCGCGGCTGGACCTGCCGGTCATGACCGACCTGGGCATGCTCACCACGCGGGGCCGCGCGGCGCAGGTGGATGCCCGACAGGCTCTGGCGCTGGGCGTGCGGTCCATCGAGCATGCCAGCGGGTTCGCTCTGGCCGCCACCCGCGCAGGATTCGACCCGGCAGGCGAACTGTCTGCCGCGCTGCTGGATGAACTGGCCGCCCTGACCGTGCAGGCGGGCACGGCACTCGTGCCGACCCTGAGCGTGTTCGAGCCGCTGGCGACCGACACCCCGCCCGACCAACGTGACCTGCCGCTTGCCGGGCAGGGCGGGCCGGTCCGGGAGAGCCTGGACGCGCAGTGGCACGCCGTGCACGCGGGCACCCGACCCATCCGCTCACTGGCGCAGGCGGACGCGCGACTGGCCGCGCAGCTTGCTGTGCGGGTCGCGCGGCTGGGCGGGCGGGTCGGGGCGGGCACCGACACCCCGGCGGGCGCGTTCACCCTGCCCGGCGGGGGCCTGCACGCGGAACTGGAGCGGCTGGTGCAGGCGGGCCTCACCCCGGCGCAGGCCCTGCGCGCCGCGACGGGCACGGCGGCGGACATCCTGGGCCGCGCCGATCTGGGCCGCGTGCAGCCCGGCGCGGTGGCGGACCTGCTCGTCGTGGCGGGCGATCCCACGACCGACGTCCGCGCCACCCGCGACGTGCGGCTGGTGGTGCAGGGGGGTCGGCCCCTGACCCCGGCGGCCCTGCGCGCCACGCTGGAGGCATGA
- a CDS encoding acetamidase/formamidase family protein produces the protein MTHHHLRPDALHTVWDNALPPALTVTSGDTVTLDTLDASGGGVARRVASGELGAPDDLRALILADARAPLSGPRGHPLTGPLFVQGAQPGDALRIEVLDVRTATWGWTGCRPDGIGLLDAALAAEGLRPHTHLWDLRAGTHADFRPGIRVPLAPFPGVIGVAPAAPGPHPTAPPRHVGGNMDVRQLVAGSTLWLPVEVPGALLSAGDLHAAQGDGEVSGTGIETDGQLTLRVHVEPQAGITTPEFTTPTGGGQSRQWHATTGHHPDLMTAARIALRAVLRRLESRGLSLEDAYVLASACVDLKISQIVDAPTYTVSAFLPLDIFREG, from the coding sequence ATGACTCACCACCACCTGCGCCCGGACGCCCTGCACACTGTCTGGGACAACGCGCTGCCGCCCGCTCTGACCGTCACGAGTGGCGACACCGTCACGCTGGACACCCTGGACGCCTCGGGTGGGGGCGTGGCCCGCCGGGTCGCCAGCGGCGAGCTGGGCGCCCCGGACGACCTGCGCGCCCTGATTCTTGCGGACGCCCGCGCTCCCCTGAGTGGCCCGCGCGGGCATCCGCTGACCGGCCCGCTGTTCGTGCAGGGCGCGCAGCCCGGCGACGCCCTGCGCATCGAGGTCCTGGATGTCCGCACCGCCACGTGGGGCTGGACCGGCTGCCGCCCGGACGGCATCGGCCTCCTTGACGCCGCGCTGGCCGCCGAGGGCCTGCGCCCCCACACGCACCTGTGGGACCTGCGCGCCGGGACGCACGCCGACTTCCGCCCCGGCATCCGCGTGCCGCTCGCACCGTTCCCCGGCGTGATCGGCGTCGCCCCCGCCGCCCCGGGACCGCATCCCACCGCTCCGCCCCGGCACGTCGGCGGGAACATGGATGTCCGGCAGCTCGTGGCGGGCAGCACCCTGTGGCTCCCGGTGGAGGTGCCCGGCGCGCTCCTCTCGGCGGGCGACCTGCACGCCGCGCAGGGCGACGGCGAGGTCAGCGGCACCGGGATCGAGACGGACGGGCAACTGACCCTGAGGGTGCACGTCGAGCCGCAGGCCGGGATCACCACCCCGGAATTCACCACGCCCACAGGCGGCGGCCAGAGTCGCCAGTGGCACGCCACCACCGGGCACCACCCGGACCTCATGACGGCCGCCCGCATCGCGCTGCGCGCCGTGCTGCGTCGCCTGGAATCGCGTGGCCTGAGCCTGGAAGATGCCTACGTCCTGGCGAGTGCCTGCGTGGACCTGAAGATCAGCCAGATCGTCGACGCCCCCACCTACACGGTCAGCGCGTTCCTGCCCCTGGACATCTTCCGGGAGGGCTGA
- the murF gene encoding UDP-N-acetylmuramoyl-tripeptide--D-alanyl-D-alanine ligase, with amino-acid sequence MLDPQAPLPFQATVHPEARAARRLTWDSREASPDVAFVALPGERMHGNAFVEQALAAGAPFVLTDLDVPRAVRVEDARAALFDWARAERARAPLVVGVTGSAGKTTAKSYVAAALDALFMPVFNTMPAIACFLIESGGAGRPLVVEMGIDRVGEMAELVDLVRPDVGVITTIGPAHLEQLGSIEGIAREKGVILRGVDGGPVRALVGAQAAAFYPGVDSYGFGDVTFAGEGLRVTPEGASFSFAGVPVSLPLASTVQAEAAVLGLVLAREAGVDLADAASRLAGVSVPDGRYRVHRGRFTVIDDAYNASPVAVRAALDALSGWEGRRISVLGRMLELGPTEQQLHAEVGAYARDRADLTFGVGAFAAELGERAFATVPELVGALLADIRDGDVVLVKASRGISWTPERRAQEGVGLDVVVNALLEARDGPASV; translated from the coding sequence ATGCTGGACCCTCAGGCGCCACTTCCCTTTCAGGCCACTGTTCATCCGGAGGCGCGCGCCGCACGGCGCCTGACGTGGGACTCGCGTGAGGCCTCGCCCGACGTGGCGTTCGTGGCACTGCCCGGTGAGCGGATGCACGGGAACGCGTTCGTGGAGCAGGCACTCGCGGCGGGCGCGCCGTTCGTGCTGACGGACCTGGACGTGCCGCGCGCCGTCCGCGTGGAGGACGCGCGGGCGGCGCTGTTCGACTGGGCCCGCGCCGAACGTGCCCGGGCACCACTGGTGGTGGGCGTGACGGGCAGCGCCGGGAAGACCACCGCGAAGAGTTACGTGGCGGCGGCGCTGGACGCGCTGTTCATGCCGGTGTTCAACACCATGCCGGCCATCGCGTGCTTCCTGATCGAGTCGGGCGGCGCGGGGCGGCCGCTGGTGGTCGAGATGGGCATTGACCGGGTCGGGGAGATGGCCGAGCTGGTGGATCTGGTCCGCCCGGATGTGGGGGTGATCACGACGATCGGCCCGGCGCACCTGGAGCAGCTGGGCAGCATCGAGGGGATCGCGCGGGAGAAGGGCGTGATCCTGCGCGGCGTGGACGGCGGGCCGGTGCGGGCGCTGGTGGGCGCGCAGGCGGCCGCGTTCTACCCGGGGGTGGACAGTTACGGGTTCGGGGACGTGACCTTCGCGGGTGAAGGCCTGCGCGTCACGCCGGAGGGTGCGTCGTTCTCGTTCGCGGGTGTGCCCGTCTCGCTGCCGCTGGCGTCCACGGTGCAGGCGGAGGCGGCGGTGCTGGGGCTGGTGCTGGCCCGCGAGGCCGGGGTGGACCTGGCGGACGCGGCCTCGCGGCTCGCGGGTGTCAGTGTGCCGGATGGGCGGTACCGGGTGCACCGGGGGCGTTTCACGGTGATCGATGATGCGTACAACGCCTCGCCGGTCGCGGTGCGCGCGGCGCTGGACGCCCTGAGTGGCTGGGAGGGGCGGCGGATCAGTGTGCTGGGCCGCATGCTGGAACTCGGCCCCACCGAGCAGCAGCTGCACGCCGAGGTGGGCGCGTACGCGCGGGACCGGGCGGACCTGACCTTCGGTGTGGGCGCCTTCGCCGCCGAGCTGGGCGAGCGGGCCTTCGCGACGGTCCCGGAGCTCGTGGGGGCGCTGCTCGCGGACATCAGGGATGGGGACGTGGTGCTCGTGAAGGCCAGTCGAGGGATCAGCTGGACGCCCGAGCGCCGCGCGCAGGAGGGTGTGGGGCTGGACGTGGTCGTGAATGCCCTGCTCGAGGCGCGGGACGGGCCCGCGTCGGTCTGA
- the pilM gene encoding type IV pilus assembly protein PilM has translation MSSFLNRLLSPRPNALGVEIGTSAIKVVALRPGSPPSLQHAVMVPTPIGSMRDGLVVEPQAVATELKNLLAEHRITNRFAVTSVPNQVAVTRNIMVPKMDRKDLQEAIKWEAERYIPYPIDDVSLDFDVLDDPANVPDDGQMEVVIAAAPTEAVARQVEVLRLAGLEPSIVDLKSFAALRALRGNLLGEHLTKSTLTGSNYTEAGEVALVMEIGASSSVINLVRGDRVLMARNINVSADDFTTALQKAFDLDFSAAEEVKLGYATATTPTEDEEDLLNFDMAREQYSPARVFEVVRPVLGDLITEIRRSLEFYRVQSGDVVIDRTFLAGGGAKLRGLAAAISDALGFRVEVASPWLTVQTDQANVDTGYLQANAPEFTVPLGLALRGVTSRG, from the coding sequence ATGTCGAGTTTCCTGAACCGCTTACTCAGTCCGCGCCCGAACGCTCTGGGTGTGGAGATTGGCACGAGTGCCATCAAGGTCGTGGCCCTGCGCCCCGGCTCACCGCCGTCCCTCCAGCACGCCGTGATGGTGCCCACACCCATCGGCAGCATGCGCGACGGACTGGTGGTCGAACCGCAGGCGGTCGCGACCGAACTGAAGAACCTGCTGGCCGAGCACCGCATCACGAACCGTTTCGCCGTCACCTCGGTCCCGAACCAGGTGGCGGTCACGCGCAACATCATGGTCCCGAAGATGGACCGCAAGGACCTGCAGGAGGCCATCAAGTGGGAGGCCGAACGCTACATTCCCTACCCCATCGACGACGTCAGTCTGGACTTCGACGTGCTCGATGATCCGGCCAACGTGCCGGACGACGGGCAGATGGAGGTCGTGATCGCCGCTGCGCCCACCGAGGCAGTCGCCCGGCAGGTCGAGGTGCTGCGTCTGGCGGGTCTGGAACCCAGCATCGTGGACCTGAAGTCCTTCGCGGCGCTGCGCGCCCTGCGCGGAAACCTGCTGGGCGAGCACCTCACCAAGAGCACCCTGACCGGCAGCAACTACACCGAGGCCGGCGAGGTGGCGCTCGTCATGGAGATCGGCGCGAGCAGCTCCGTCATCAACCTCGTGCGCGGCGACCGCGTGCTGATGGCCCGCAACATCAACGTGTCCGCCGACGACTTCACGACCGCGCTGCAAAAAGCCTTCGACCTGGACTTCAGCGCCGCCGAGGAAGTCAAGCTGGGCTACGCGACCGCCACGACCCCCACCGAGGACGAGGAGGACCTGCTGAACTTCGACATGGCCCGCGAGCAGTACTCCCCGGCGCGCGTGTTCGAGGTCGTGCGCCCCGTGCTGGGCGACCTGATCACCGAGATCCGCCGCAGCCTGGAGTTCTACCGCGTGCAGAGCGGCGACGTGGTCATCGACCGGACGTTCCTCGCCGGAGGCGGCGCGAAACTGCGTGGTCTGGCCGCCGCGATCAGCGATGCGCTGGGCTTCCGCGTGGAGGTCGCCAGTCCCTGGCTGACCGTGCAGACCGATCAGGCGAACGTGGACACCGGGTACCTGCAGGCCAACGCGCCGGAATTCACGGTGCCGCTGGGCCTGGCGCTGCGGGGGGTGACCAGCCGTGGTTGA
- a CDS encoding fimbrial assembly protein translates to MVEVNLLPQQYRKQSEPTLWQPAAVGLAVLTALILVGVEVATATRVGNLKKDIDSVNGEIAALTPADQEFKALTQEKTQLTQITAIAGQLRDAKTYWTNDLASFTAQLPGGSGVALKSMTIRPLDAAALATQQQSGVYTGKNVTREIELSGSASSQQAVVNFLRTFENNPNFGVNFRSLQSEGETGQYSFNATVGLVKGDAAAPATPADGTPTAPPAPGAPVSSAEGGRVD, encoded by the coding sequence GTGGTTGAAGTCAACCTGCTGCCACAGCAGTACCGCAAGCAGAGCGAACCGACCCTCTGGCAACCGGCCGCGGTCGGCCTGGCGGTCCTGACCGCCCTAATCCTCGTGGGCGTCGAGGTCGCCACCGCCACGCGGGTGGGCAACCTGAAAAAGGACATCGACAGCGTGAACGGCGAGATTGCTGCCCTGACGCCCGCCGACCAGGAATTCAAGGCGCTGACGCAGGAGAAGACGCAGCTGACGCAGATCACGGCGATCGCCGGGCAGCTGCGTGACGCCAAGACGTACTGGACGAACGATCTGGCGAGCTTCACGGCGCAGCTGCCCGGTGGCAGCGGCGTGGCACTCAAGAGCATGACCATCCGCCCGCTGGACGCCGCGGCGCTGGCCACGCAGCAGCAGAGCGGTGTGTACACTGGCAAGAACGTGACCCGTGAAATTGAACTGAGCGGCTCGGCAAGCAGTCAGCAGGCGGTCGTGAACTTCCTGCGGACCTTCGAGAACAACCCGAACTTCGGCGTGAACTTCCGCAGCCTGCAGAGCGAGGGCGAGACCGGCCAGTACAGCTTCAACGCGACCGTCGGGCTCGTGAAGGGCGACGCGGCCGCACCCGCCACGCCGGCTGACGGTACGCCCACCGCGCCGCCCGCCCCGGGCGCGCCGGTCAGCTCCGCGGAGGGTGGCCGTGTCGATTAA
- a CDS encoding type 4a pilus biogenesis protein PilO has protein sequence MSIKLTPRNLFFVVLAACLLVVALWYTLRFQARQQEISLLQGDLDTAQARVAVMRSNAAQLPTLREEVAKLKVQQDEFLAALPQTANYYRILDEVRLNAAAAGASMSSFNVTNATATNLPGGVRPINLNVNVSGTFGQLFQLLRSVETMSRFTNVNNVSLQLPQADSFDPSLEGTLALTVYTFDPAQASAPAAGTTPQAPNAAPAAPAPAGGTQ, from the coding sequence GTGTCGATTAAACTCACGCCCCGCAACCTCTTCTTCGTGGTGCTGGCCGCGTGCCTGCTGGTCGTCGCCCTGTGGTACACGCTGCGCTTCCAGGCGCGCCAGCAGGAGATCAGCCTGCTGCAGGGTGACCTGGACACCGCGCAGGCGCGCGTGGCGGTCATGCGCAGCAACGCGGCGCAACTGCCGACGCTGCGCGAGGAGGTCGCGAAACTGAAGGTGCAGCAGGACGAGTTCCTCGCCGCGCTGCCGCAGACCGCGAACTACTACCGCATCCTCGACGAGGTCCGCCTGAACGCCGCGGCTGCCGGGGCGAGCATGTCCTCGTTCAACGTCACGAATGCCACCGCCACCAACCTGCCCGGCGGCGTGCGGCCCATCAACCTGAACGTGAATGTGTCCGGCACCTTCGGGCAGCTGTTCCAGCTGCTGCGCTCGGTGGAGACCATGAGCCGCTTCACGAACGTGAACAACGTCTCGCTGCAGTTGCCGCAGGCCGACAGCTTCGACCCGTCGCTGGAAGGCACGCTGGCCCTGACCGTGTACACCTTTGACCCCGCGCAGGCCAGCGCGCCGGCCGCCGGCACGACCCCGCAGGCGCCGAACGCCGCGCCCGCCGCGCCCGCCCCGGCAGGAGGCACCCAGTGA
- a CDS encoding secretin N-terminal domain-containing protein gives MTNRFATLLLTATLGLAAAQTTPATSSVADTSLTNATVTIEIGRYAGPLSSLLAALAKSAGYGLILDTNVDALPQAAGTTAATGTPATGTAATGTATADTARPVVYSFQNKPFNEVWPLLMDVYGLSYDVVTLAGQPVLRVSNTPIQRTVTLKNADATQASQQVKLFFGTPTYSETPQKDAQGNTVGVTRTLVDVKLDSATLRIVPDVRSNAVIVRGTNKEVAEVTRLLAQLDSTPGAQAGSASTPEVQTVQRVYTVKGAQADIVALLAAQYPGLKVTPVGQTGQLVVTGPQNQLDAALTLLGQVDRVAPVVAGAQITQRIFQLVNASAEEVKATLEGTLARDLGTTTAATTGTAAAGTTTAATGAATTAQANTATIIADKRTNTVIVRGTADQVAQVADLIPQLDQKVPQINVQVRIQEITERASRALGVNWSAGFGGFSVSSSNTAGLGVSFDPTRSLLGFNLGASLNALQGQGLSKSVYDGSITMQSGQRSLGGSGDTQNASSTAAASIKSGGRLEVNIPSAAANVPAIQKQIDYGVNLDFFSPQVAPDGTITLRVRGQVNDLRTTIAANTVPNVLQFTNSEAQTTLTFKNGETLLLSGLLATKTTENKDGTPFLSSIPVVGSLFGKQSTSTEKTQLLVVITGTIVQ, from the coding sequence ATGACTAACCGCTTCGCTACTCTGCTGCTGACCGCCACCCTGGGTCTGGCCGCCGCTCAGACCACCCCCGCGACCTCCTCTGTGGCCGACACCAGCCTCACGAACGCCACCGTGACCATCGAGATCGGCCGTTACGCCGGGCCGCTGTCGAGCCTGCTGGCCGCGCTGGCCAAGAGCGCCGGATACGGCCTGATCCTCGACACGAACGTGGACGCGCTGCCCCAGGCGGCCGGGACGACCGCCGCGACCGGCACCCCGGCCACCGGGACTGCCGCGACGGGTACCGCCACGGCGGACACGGCCCGCCCGGTCGTGTACTCCTTCCAGAACAAGCCCTTCAACGAGGTCTGGCCGCTGCTGATGGACGTCTACGGCCTGAGCTACGACGTCGTGACCCTGGCCGGACAGCCGGTGCTGCGCGTGAGCAACACGCCCATCCAGCGCACCGTCACCCTGAAGAACGCCGACGCGACGCAGGCCAGCCAGCAGGTGAAACTGTTCTTCGGCACGCCCACCTACAGTGAGACGCCCCAGAAGGACGCGCAGGGCAACACCGTCGGCGTGACCCGCACCCTGGTGGACGTGAAGCTCGACAGCGCCACCCTGCGAATCGTGCCGGACGTGCGCAGCAACGCCGTGATCGTGCGCGGCACGAACAAGGAGGTCGCGGAGGTCACGCGCCTGCTCGCGCAGCTCGACAGCACCCCCGGCGCGCAGGCGGGCAGCGCCAGCACCCCCGAGGTGCAGACCGTGCAGCGCGTGTACACCGTCAAGGGCGCGCAGGCGGACATCGTGGCGCTGCTGGCCGCGCAGTACCCGGGCCTGAAGGTCACGCCCGTCGGGCAGACCGGGCAGCTGGTCGTGACCGGCCCGCAGAACCAGCTGGACGCCGCGCTCACCCTGCTGGGGCAGGTGGACCGCGTGGCGCCCGTCGTGGCCGGCGCGCAGATCACGCAGCGGATCTTCCAGCTCGTGAACGCCAGCGCCGAGGAGGTCAAGGCGACGCTGGAGGGCACGCTGGCGCGTGACCTGGGCACGACCACTGCGGCCACGACCGGCACGGCCGCGGCAGGCACCACGACCGCCGCGACCGGCGCCGCGACCACCGCGCAGGCGAACACCGCGACGATCATCGCGGACAAGCGCACGAACACCGTGATCGTGCGCGGCACCGCCGATCAGGTGGCGCAGGTGGCGGACCTGATCCCGCAGCTGGACCAGAAGGTTCCGCAGATCAACGTGCAGGTGCGCATCCAGGAGATCACCGAGCGGGCGTCGCGCGCGCTGGGCGTGAACTGGTCGGCGGGCTTCGGCGGGTTCTCGGTGAGCAGCAGCAACACGGCGGGTCTGGGGGTTTCCTTCGATCCGACCCGCAGCCTGCTGGGCTTCAACCTGGGTGCGTCCCTGAATGCCCTGCAGGGTCAGGGGCTGAGCAAGAGCGTGTACGACGGCAGTATCACCATGCAGAGCGGCCAGCGGTCGCTGGGCGGATCGGGCGACACGCAGAACGCGTCGAGCACGGCGGCGGCCAGCATCAAGAGCGGTGGGCGTCTGGAAGTGAACATTCCCTCGGCGGCAGCGAACGTCCCAGCGATCCAGAAGCAGATCGACTACGGCGTGAACCTGGACTTCTTCAGCCCGCAGGTCGCGCCGGACGGCACGATCACGCTGCGCGTGCGCGGCCAGGTGAACGACCTCCGGACGACGATCGCGGCGAACACCGTTCCGAACGTCCTGCAGTTCACGAACAGCGAGGCGCAGACGACCCTGACCTTCAAGAACGGGGAGACGCTGCTGCTCAGTGGGCTGCTGGCGACTAAGACCACCGAGAACAAGGACGGCACGCCGTTCCTGTCGAGCATCCCGGTGGTGGGCAGCCTGTTCGGGAAGCAGAGCACCTCGACCGAGAAGACGCAGCTGCTCGTCGTGATCACCGGCACGATCGTCCAGTAA